TCGGTCAGCTCGGCGGTGTCGTCGCCGGTGAACGAGACGAACAGCAGCGCGGCCGGGTCGCCCTCGAGGCTCTTGCCGAGGTCGGCGAACTCGATCTTGCTGCGCGACAGGTCGAGGATCGTCTTGTCCATCAGCTCGACCTGGGCGGGGTCGCAGGAGAGGGCGTCGGTGGTGGCGTCGATGGCCGCCGGGACCGAGGTGAAGTGGCCGACCGCGAAGACGGCGTGCCTCGGCTTCGGGACCAGGTCGACCACCGCCCTGGTCGTCACCGCCAGCGTTCCCTCGGCGCCGACGACGAACTTCGCCAGGTCGAACGGGGTGTCGTCGGCGAGCCGGTCGAGCCGGTAGCCGCAGGCGCGGCGCCAGAACGCCGGGAAGTCCTCGGCGACCGACCGGGCGTGACGCTCCAGGATCTCGGGAAGGCCGCGGTAGAGGCGGCCCTCGAGGGTGTCCGCCCGCGCCCGCCGCGCGCGCTCGGCCTCGTCGACCGGCTCGAACCGCACGGTCGAGCCGTCGGAGAGGACGACGTCGAGGGCGCGGACGTGGTCGATGGTCATGCCGTACTGCAGGCTGCCGCTGCCGGCGGAGTTGTTGCCGGTCATCCCGCCGATGGTGGCGCGGTTGCTGGTGGAGGTGTCGGGACCGAACTGCAACCCGTGGGGCGCGGCGGCCAGGTTGAGCTGGTCCTGCACCACCCCGACGTCGACCACGGCCGTGCGCGCGTCGGGGTCGAGGTCGTGGATCCGGTCCAGGTGGCGGGAGGTGTCGAGCACCAGGCCGGCTCCGACCGTCTGTCCCGCGAGGCTGGTGCCGGCACCGCGCGGCGTGATCGGTACGCCGAGCGCGGCGGCGGCCGTGACGGCGGCCGCGATGTCCTCGGCGTGGCGTGGGTAGACCACGCCCAGCGGCCGGATGGAGTACATGCTGGCGTCGCGCGAGAACAGGTGCCGGGTGTAGTCGTCGAAGGCGACCTCGCCCTCGAGCTCGTGCTCGAGGCGGCGCTGCAGCTCGACCGACTGCTCGTCGTGCTCGAGGAGGGTCACGGCTGCTCCAGGCGGGCCAGGGCCACGGAGACGCCGTCCTCCTTGACGGGGACCCCCGCGAGGTGGAGCCCCATCTGCACCCCCGAGAGCGTGCCGGCCAGCGTCAGGTCGTTGAAGTGGCCGAGGTGCCCGATCCGGAAGACCTTGCCGGCCACCCGGCCCAGGCCCGCCCCGAGCGACATGTCGAAGCGCTCCAGGATCACCCGGCGGACCTCGTCGGCGTCGTGCTCCTCGGGGAGCAGGATCGCGGTGAGCACGGGGGAGTGCTCGCGCTCGTCGGCGCACAGGATCTCCAGCCCCCAGGCCCGGACCGCCGCCCGGGTCGCCTCAGCGTGCCGCTGATGGCGGGCGAAGACCTCGGGCAGCCCCTCCTCGTCGAGCATCCGCAGCGCGGTCCGCAGGCCGTAGAGCAGGTTGGTGGCCGGGGTGTAGGGCCAGTAGCCGCGCTGGTTGGCCGCGATGATCGGCTCCCAGTCCCAGTAGGAACGGGGCAGCGTGGCGGTCCTGGACGCCGCCAGCGCCTTCTCGCTCACGGCGTTGAAGCCGAGTCCCGGCGGCAGCATCAGACCCTTCTGCGAGCCGCTCACGGTGACGTCGACCCCCCACTCGTCGTGGCGGTAGTCGATGGAGCCGAGCGAGGAGATGGTGTCCACCAGCAGCAGGGCGGGGTGCCCGGCCCGGTCGATGGCCTGCCGGACCTCGGCCACCCGGCTGGTGACGCCGGTCGAGGTCTCGTTGTGGACCACGCAGACCGCCTTGACCTCGTGGCCGGTGTCGGCCCGGAGCCGCTCCTCGACGACCTCGGGGTCCACGCCGTGACGCCAGTCGCCGGGGACCAGGTCGACCTGCAGGCCGAGGGCCGTCGCCATCGACTGCCACAGCAGCGCGAAGTGGCCGGTCTCGAAGGCCAGGACCGTGTCGCCGGGGGAGAGGGTGTTCGCCAGCGCGGCCTCCCACGCGCCGGTTCCCGAGCTCGGATAGACCACCACCGGTCCGGTGGTGCCGAAGACCGG
This genomic interval from Nocardioides euryhalodurans contains the following:
- a CDS encoding pyridoxal-phosphate-dependent aminotransferase family protein; this encodes MPRTTGRHFLQIPGPTNVPDEVLAAMSAPTIDHRGPDFAVLGREVLDGLGPVFGTTGPVVVYPSSGTGAWEAALANTLSPGDTVLAFETGHFALLWQSMATALGLQVDLVPGDWRHGVDPEVVEERLRADTGHEVKAVCVVHNETSTGVTSRVAEVRQAIDRAGHPALLLVDTISSLGSIDYRHDEWGVDVTVSGSQKGLMLPPGLGFNAVSEKALAASRTATLPRSYWDWEPIIAANQRGYWPYTPATNLLYGLRTALRMLDEEGLPEVFARHQRHAEATRAAVRAWGLEILCADEREHSPVLTAILLPEEHDADEVRRVILERFDMSLGAGLGRVAGKVFRIGHLGHFNDLTLAGTLSGVQMGLHLAGVPVKEDGVSVALARLEQP